The Agromyces mangrovi genome contains a region encoding:
- a CDS encoding sugar phosphate isomerase/epimerase family protein, producing MTRPITLFTGQWADLPLEEVARLASGWGYDGLEIACWGDHLDPWRWNDDAYIADRLALLDRYGLKVWAISNHLKGQAVCDDPIDARHRDILSNRVWGDGEPEGVRQRAAEEMQHTARLAAKLGVDTVVGFTGSSIWKYVAMFPPASQAMVDAGYQDFADRWNPILDVFDEVGVRFAHEVHPSEIAYDYWTTVRTLEAIGHREAFGLNWDPSHMVWQDIDPVSFLWDFQDRIYHVDCKDTKLRGRNGRNGRLGSHLAWADPRRGWDFISTGHGDVPWEDAFRMLNTIGYQGPISIEWEDAGMDRLRGAPEALEFVRGLAFDAPDAAFDAAFSTSD from the coding sequence GACTCGCCTCAGGGTGGGGCTACGACGGGCTCGAGATCGCCTGCTGGGGCGACCACCTCGACCCGTGGCGCTGGAACGACGACGCCTACATCGCCGATCGCCTGGCGCTGCTCGACCGCTACGGCCTGAAGGTGTGGGCGATCTCGAACCACCTCAAGGGGCAGGCGGTGTGCGACGACCCGATCGACGCGCGGCACCGCGACATCCTCTCCAACCGGGTATGGGGTGATGGCGAGCCCGAGGGCGTGCGGCAGCGCGCCGCCGAGGAGATGCAGCACACGGCGCGGCTCGCGGCCAAGCTCGGCGTCGACACGGTCGTCGGCTTCACCGGCTCGTCGATCTGGAAGTACGTCGCGATGTTCCCGCCGGCCTCGCAGGCCATGGTCGATGCGGGCTACCAGGACTTCGCCGACCGCTGGAACCCGATCCTCGACGTGTTCGACGAGGTCGGAGTGCGGTTCGCCCACGAGGTGCACCCGAGCGAGATCGCGTACGACTACTGGACGACGGTGCGCACGCTCGAGGCGATCGGGCATCGCGAGGCGTTCGGCCTGAACTGGGACCCGAGCCACATGGTCTGGCAGGACATCGACCCGGTCAGCTTCCTCTGGGACTTCCAGGACCGCATCTACCACGTCGACTGCAAGGACACGAAGCTGCGCGGGCGCAACGGCCGCAACGGCCGGCTCGGCTCGCACCTCGCGTGGGCCGACCCGCGCCGTGGCTGGGACTTCATCTCCACCGGGCATGGCGACGTGCCCTGGGAGGATGCGTTCCGCATGCTCAACACGATCGGCTACCAGGGGCCGATCTCCATCGAGTGGGAGGACGCCGGCATGGACCGGCTCCGCGGCGCACCGGAGGCGCTCGAGTTCGTGCGCGGCCTCGCGTTCGACGCTCCCGACGCAGCGTTCGACGCCGCGTTCAGCACCTCCGACTGA
- a CDS encoding ROK family transcriptional regulator, whose protein sequence is MGSTVTSDLFQILRDGRARTRTELAAMTGLARSTVALRIETLMELGLVGSVGDAVSTGGRPSSQFAITASERVVLGVDVGATHVRIAVSTLTGTVLGERHERIPVADGPEAVLGWIATEAQSLLTDVGRSMGDLLAVGIGLPGPVEHETGRPINPPIMPGWDRFDVPGWFEGVFDVPVLVDNDVNIMALGERERSWPEVDHLLFVKVATGIGSGVIAGGVLQRGAQGTAGDIGHVYVARGAEIPCSCGNRGCLEALASGAAIARALRASGLDPNSSQDVVDLVKRGNIDAIQAVRQAGRDVGEVLTTCVSLINPSVIVIGGSLAQAGEHLIAGVREVVYTRSMPLATEHLQIAQSRVGADAAVIGACVLAIHYALSPANIESMVAAGASR, encoded by the coding sequence ATCGGCTCGACGGTCACGAGCGACCTCTTCCAGATTCTCCGCGACGGGCGCGCACGGACGCGCACCGAACTCGCCGCCATGACCGGCCTCGCCCGGTCGACGGTGGCGCTGCGCATCGAGACGCTCATGGAGCTCGGGCTCGTCGGTTCGGTCGGCGACGCCGTCTCGACGGGCGGCCGCCCGTCGAGCCAGTTCGCGATCACCGCGAGCGAGCGCGTCGTGCTCGGCGTCGATGTCGGCGCCACGCACGTGCGCATCGCGGTGAGCACGCTCACCGGGACCGTCCTCGGCGAGCGGCACGAACGCATCCCCGTCGCCGACGGTCCGGAGGCCGTGCTCGGCTGGATCGCCACCGAAGCGCAGTCTCTGCTGACCGATGTGGGCCGCTCCATGGGCGATCTGCTGGCGGTCGGCATCGGCCTTCCCGGCCCCGTCGAGCACGAGACCGGCCGACCGATCAACCCGCCCATCATGCCGGGGTGGGACCGCTTCGACGTGCCCGGCTGGTTCGAGGGCGTCTTCGACGTGCCCGTGCTGGTCGACAACGACGTCAACATCATGGCGCTCGGCGAGCGCGAGCGCTCGTGGCCCGAGGTCGACCACCTGCTGTTCGTGAAGGTCGCCACGGGCATCGGCTCCGGCGTCATCGCCGGCGGCGTGCTGCAGCGCGGCGCGCAGGGCACGGCCGGCGACATCGGGCACGTCTACGTGGCGCGCGGCGCCGAGATCCCGTGCTCGTGCGGCAATCGCGGATGCCTCGAGGCACTCGCTTCGGGCGCTGCGATCGCGCGCGCGCTGCGCGCCTCGGGGCTCGACCCGAACTCCAGCCAGGACGTCGTCGACCTCGTCAAGCGCGGCAACATCGACGCCATCCAGGCCGTGCGCCAGGCCGGCCGCGACGTCGGCGAGGTGCTGACCACCTGCGTGAGCCTCATCAACCCGTCGGTGATCGTCATCGGCGGCAGCCTCGCGCAGGCCGGCGAACACCTCATCGCGGGTGTGCGCGAGGTCGTCTACACCCGGTCGATGCCGTTGGCCACCGAGCACCTCCAGATCGCGCAGTCGCGGGTGGGGGCGGATGCCGCGGTCATCGGCGCGTGCGTGCTCGCGATCCACTACGCGCTGTCGCCGGCGAACATCGAGTCGATGGTCGCGGCGGGCGCGTCGCGCTGA
- a CDS encoding alkaline phosphatase family protein has translation MIAVSEYGITRADHPVDVNRALRRAGLLAVHEQRGRELLDPTTSRAFAVADHQVAHVYVADPADVPRTRAVLAELDGVDEVLDRDAQARYGLSHERSGELVAVARPGAWFTYYYWLDDARAPEFARGVDIHRKPGYDPAELFLDPADRFARLRAGAGLARKALGFRYTMDVVPLDPSWVRGTHGRLPDGRADAPMVLSSDPGLATLERGDDELPAASVRDLVLDAAGITAVRR, from the coding sequence GTGATCGCGGTCTCCGAGTACGGCATCACACGGGCCGACCACCCGGTCGACGTCAACCGCGCCCTGCGCCGCGCCGGACTCCTCGCGGTGCACGAGCAGCGCGGTCGCGAGCTGCTCGACCCGACGACCTCGCGCGCGTTCGCGGTCGCCGATCACCAGGTCGCCCACGTCTACGTCGCCGACCCGGCCGACGTGCCCCGCACCCGTGCGGTGCTCGCCGAGCTGGACGGCGTCGACGAGGTGCTCGACCGAGACGCGCAGGCGCGGTACGGGCTCTCCCACGAACGCTCCGGCGAACTGGTGGCGGTCGCACGCCCCGGCGCCTGGTTCACCTATTACTACTGGCTCGACGACGCTAGGGCCCCGGAATTCGCACGCGGGGTCGACATCCACCGTAAGCCGGGCTACGACCCCGCCGAGCTGTTCCTCGACCCGGCCGATCGGTTCGCGCGCCTGCGGGCCGGCGCGGGATTGGCGCGCAAGGCACTCGGCTTCCGCTACACGATGGACGTCGTGCCACTCGACCCGTCGTGGGTGCGCGGTACCCATGGCCGCCTGCCCGACGGCCGAGCGGATGCCCCGATGGTGCTCTCTTCCGACCCCGGCCTCGCGACGCTCGAGCGCGGCGACGACGAACTGCCCGCGGCATCCGTGCGCGACCTCGTGCTCGACGCCGCAGGTATCACGGCGGTTCGCCGATGA
- a CDS encoding alkaline phosphatase family protein, with translation MSRTLLLDVVGLTPRTLAHMPRLRALGDAGATASLRTVLPAVTCSVQSTMLTGTAPAEHGIVGNGWYFRDLGEVLLWRQHNRLVAGEKVWETARRHRPGFSAANICWWYAMGASTDLTITPRPVYHADGRKSPDAYVRPAALHDRLERRLGPFPLFQYWGPGASLASTQWIVDATRLVLDERSDDLVMTYLPHLDYDLQRFGPASAEADRAAADLDAALAPCSTRRSPRVRP, from the coding sequence ATGAGCCGCACGCTGCTGCTCGACGTCGTCGGCCTGACCCCGCGCACGCTGGCGCACATGCCGCGGCTGCGCGCGCTGGGCGACGCCGGCGCGACCGCGTCCCTGCGCACCGTGCTGCCCGCGGTCACGTGCAGCGTGCAGTCGACCATGCTCACCGGCACGGCACCCGCCGAGCACGGCATCGTGGGCAACGGCTGGTACTTCCGCGACCTCGGCGAGGTGCTGCTCTGGCGCCAGCACAACCGGCTCGTCGCGGGCGAGAAGGTCTGGGAGACCGCGCGGCGGCACCGCCCCGGCTTCTCGGCGGCGAACATCTGCTGGTGGTACGCGATGGGCGCGTCGACCGACCTCACGATCACGCCGCGGCCCGTGTACCACGCCGACGGTCGCAAGTCGCCCGACGCCTACGTGCGCCCCGCCGCGCTGCACGACCGCCTGGAACGCCGACTGGGGCCGTTCCCCCTGTTCCAGTACTGGGGCCCCGGGGCATCCCTCGCCTCGACGCAGTGGATCGTGGACGCCACCCGGCTGGTGCTCGACGAGCGCTCCGACGACCTCGTGATGACGTACCTGCCGCACCTCGACTACGACCTGCAGCGGTTCGGACCCGCGTCGGCCGAGGCGGACCGCGCGGCGGCAGACCTCGACGCGGCGCTCGCCCCCTGCTCGACCAGGCGGTCGCCGAGGGTACGACCGTGA
- the eboE gene encoding metabolite traffic protein EboE, translating into MDLSYCTNVHPAETLDGVIAQLHRYAGPIRRRAGLARLGVGLWLPAALARELATDEHARGRLRDALDAESLEVRTLNAFPYAAFHADVVKHDVYRPDWTTAERERYTLDCAAVLADLLPEGATGSISTLPLGWREPWGPEQDRLAMDALTRVSRVLGGIRSELGRTIRLAIEPEPGCVLDDVGDIARWLGPRVGHGGIDAEHVGVCLDTCHLAVSFADPARAVDEVLDAGLRVVKVQASAALHADDPADPATADALGAFAEPRYLHQTRLRAPGGEVVRADDLDLALSELPRTGPWRTHFHMPLHHPAPAPLATTTDVLEAAYRAVLAGPGGGDDVQLDVETYTWSVLDVGDDDLIAGVAGELAWVRRHLLGASDLPGEAVA; encoded by the coding sequence ATGGACCTCTCCTACTGCACCAACGTGCACCCGGCCGAGACACTCGACGGCGTGATCGCGCAGTTGCACCGCTATGCCGGCCCGATCCGTCGCCGTGCCGGCCTCGCTCGGCTCGGCGTGGGCCTCTGGCTGCCGGCTGCGCTCGCCCGCGAGCTCGCGACCGACGAGCACGCCCGTGGGCGCCTCCGGGATGCGCTCGACGCCGAGTCGCTGGAGGTGCGCACGCTGAACGCGTTCCCCTACGCCGCCTTCCACGCCGACGTCGTCAAGCACGACGTCTACCGGCCCGACTGGACCACCGCGGAACGCGAGCGCTACACGCTCGACTGCGCCGCGGTGCTCGCCGACCTGCTGCCCGAGGGCGCGACCGGCAGCATCTCCACCCTGCCGCTGGGCTGGCGCGAGCCGTGGGGCCCCGAGCAGGACCGCCTCGCCATGGACGCGCTGACCCGCGTGAGTCGCGTGCTCGGTGGCATCCGCTCGGAGCTCGGCCGGACCATCCGGCTCGCGATCGAGCCGGAGCCCGGGTGCGTGCTCGACGACGTCGGCGACATCGCCCGCTGGCTCGGCCCGCGGGTCGGCCACGGCGGCATCGACGCCGAGCACGTCGGCGTCTGCCTCGACACCTGCCACCTCGCGGTGTCGTTCGCCGACCCCGCTCGTGCGGTCGACGAGGTGCTCGACGCCGGTCTCCGCGTCGTGAAGGTGCAGGCCTCCGCGGCGCTCCACGCCGACGATCCCGCCGACCCCGCGACCGCCGACGCGCTCGGTGCGTTCGCCGAGCCGCGCTACCTGCACCAGACCCGGCTGCGCGCTCCGGGCGGCGAGGTGGTGCGCGCCGACGACCTCGACCTCGCTCTGTCGGAACTGCCGCGCACGGGGCCGTGGCGCACCCACTTCCACATGCCCCTGCACCACCCTGCGCCCGCCCCGCTCGCCACGACCACCGACGTGCTCGAGGCGGCGTACCGCGCCGTGCTCGCCGGCCCCGGCGGCGGCGACGACGTGCAGCTCGACGTCGAGACCTACACCTGGAGCGTGCTCGACGTCGGCGATGACGACCTGATCGCGGGCGTCGCCGGGGAGCTCGCCTGGGTGCGGCGGCACCTGCTCGGGGCGTCCGACCTGCCCGGCGAGGCCGTCGCATGA
- a CDS encoding TatD family hydrolase has product MRIFDPHIHMTSRTTADYAAMRDAGVRALVEPSFWLGQPRTNVGSFTDYFDALIGWERYRAAQYGIRHHCTIGLNPKEANDPRCREVMRVLPRYLAKDGVVAVGETGYDSMTAAEEEVFAEHLELAMRFDLPVLVHTPHRDKLAGTRRTLDVVRESGIRPELVVLDHLNEITVEEVVDSGCWMAFSIYPDTKMDERRLVDVLRRHGTTRMLVDSAADWGHSDPLTTVSSAHAMRAAGFSDDDVDRVLWRNPVAFYGQSGRLVLDEADGPDGDAVHGSDEFAGNSIRRGVPA; this is encoded by the coding sequence ATGAGGATCTTCGACCCGCACATCCACATGACCAGCCGCACCACGGCCGACTACGCGGCCATGCGCGACGCCGGGGTGCGCGCCCTGGTCGAGCCGTCGTTCTGGCTCGGCCAGCCGCGCACCAACGTCGGCAGCTTCACCGACTACTTCGACGCGCTCATCGGCTGGGAGCGCTACCGCGCGGCGCAGTACGGCATCCGCCACCACTGCACGATCGGGCTGAACCCGAAGGAGGCGAACGACCCGCGCTGCCGCGAGGTCATGCGGGTGCTGCCGCGCTACCTCGCGAAGGACGGCGTCGTGGCCGTCGGCGAGACCGGGTACGACTCGATGACGGCTGCCGAGGAGGAGGTCTTCGCCGAGCACCTCGAGCTGGCGATGCGGTTCGACCTGCCGGTGCTCGTGCACACCCCGCACCGCGACAAGCTCGCCGGAACCAGGCGCACGCTCGACGTGGTCCGCGAGTCCGGCATCCGCCCCGAGCTGGTCGTGCTCGACCACCTGAACGAGATCACGGTGGAGGAGGTCGTCGACTCGGGCTGCTGGATGGCGTTCTCCATCTACCCCGACACGAAGATGGACGAGCGTCGCCTGGTCGACGTGCTGCGGCGGCACGGCACAACCCGGATGCTCGTCGACTCGGCCGCCGACTGGGGACACTCCGATCCGCTCACGACGGTCTCGTCGGCGCACGCGATGCGGGCGGCGGGCTTCTCCGACGACGACGTCGACCGGGTGCTCTGGCGCAACCCGGTCGCGTTCTACGGACAGAGCGGGCGGCTGGTGCTCGACGAGGCGGATGGCCCCGACGGCGACGCCGTGCACGGGTCCGACGAGTTCGCCGGCAACTCGATCCGTCGCGGGGTGCCCGCCTGA
- a CDS encoding EboA domain-containing protein: MSTTTRLEGAPFVVGYGTNGFGDHPLDDALDVLDALGYRALALTLGHPHLDPFADDARDRARELRLRLDDMGWRVVIETGGRYTLDPFRKHRPNLLDPDGAARVELLERAIDLAGVLRADAVSFWSGTLPRGTETDEALDRLVTRVGGLAATAASAGVALALEPEPGMLVETVADALAVRAAAGDPAALRLTVDLGHCVAVEPGGVVGALGEAGGLLANVQVDDMRSGVHEHLEFGDGELDLSAALGTLSAAGYTGIAAVELPGTATTRPAPQPAASEPSGPPGRQHERLVPHRTRRRGDRARAHRRVLAGVRAHGGPRRTRPRARPRGLRLGTVDDEARAALLRTAVASASPDRGAAIVRDLYDHGDTAERRGVLRGLNTLDEPTPPVVAAGLAAVHESLRANDPGLVAAAMGPFGADHLDPHAWRHGVLKLLFMGVPIDAVDALDARSDDELVRMATALVAERRSAGREVSADMLRVAGAAPSAPPQTTIREDAR; the protein is encoded by the coding sequence ATGAGCACGACGACCCGCCTCGAGGGCGCCCCGTTCGTCGTCGGCTACGGCACGAACGGATTCGGCGACCATCCGCTCGACGACGCGCTCGACGTGCTCGACGCGCTCGGCTACCGCGCGCTCGCGCTCACGCTCGGGCACCCGCACCTCGATCCGTTCGCCGACGACGCGCGCGACCGCGCCCGCGAGCTCCGGCTCCGCCTCGACGACATGGGCTGGCGGGTCGTCATCGAGACCGGCGGGAGGTACACGCTCGACCCCTTCCGCAAGCATCGACCCAACCTGCTCGACCCCGACGGAGCCGCCCGGGTGGAGCTGCTGGAGCGTGCGATCGACCTGGCCGGCGTGCTGCGCGCCGATGCGGTCTCGTTCTGGTCGGGCACCCTCCCCCGCGGCACCGAGACCGACGAGGCGCTCGACCGCCTCGTCACCCGCGTGGGCGGGCTGGCGGCCACCGCGGCGAGCGCCGGCGTCGCGCTCGCGCTCGAACCGGAGCCCGGCATGCTCGTCGAGACCGTGGCCGACGCCCTCGCGGTGCGCGCCGCCGCGGGCGACCCCGCTGCGTTGCGGCTCACGGTCGACCTCGGCCACTGCGTCGCGGTCGAACCCGGCGGCGTGGTCGGCGCGCTCGGCGAGGCCGGCGGACTGCTCGCGAACGTCCAGGTCGACGACATGCGGTCCGGCGTGCACGAGCACCTCGAGTTCGGGGACGGCGAGCTCGACCTCTCCGCTGCGCTCGGCACCCTCTCCGCGGCCGGCTACACGGGCATCGCGGCCGTCGAGCTCCCCGGCACGGCCACGACGCGCCCGGCGCCGCAGCCCGCAGCATCCGAGCCATCCGGGCCGCCTGGGAGGCAGCATGAACGACTGGTTCCGCACCGCACTCGCCGCCGTGGCGATCGAGCCCGAGCGCATCGCCGAGTTCTCGCCGGCGTGCGGGCGCATGGTGGGCCGCGGCGCACTCGACCCCGAGCACGACCCCGGGGGCTGCGGCTCGGCACCGTCGACGACGAGGCCCGCGCGGCACTGCTGCGCACGGCCGTCGCCTCGGCATCGCCCGATCGAGGCGCGGCGATCGTGCGCGACCTCTACGACCACGGCGACACGGCCGAGCGCCGCGGCGTGCTCCGCGGGCTGAACACGCTCGACGAGCCGACCCCGCCGGTGGTCGCCGCCGGCCTCGCAGCGGTCCACGAGTCGCTGCGCGCGAACGACCCCGGGCTCGTCGCCGCCGCGATGGGGCCCTTCGGCGCCGACCACCTCGACCCGCACGCCTGGCGGCACGGCGTGCTGAAGCTCCTCTTCATGGGCGTGCCGATCGACGCGGTCGACGCCCTCGACGCACGCAGCGACGACGAGCTGGTCCGCATGGCCACCGCGCTCGTCGCGGAACGGCGCTCGGCGGGCCGCGAGGTGAGCGCCGACATGCTCCGCGTCGCCGGCGCGGCACCGTCCGCGCCACCGCAGACCACGATCCGGGAGGACGCACGATGA
- a CDS encoding SCO3242 family prenyltransferase, which translates to MSPGVVLELVRAPAALTVVGDAVVGMRHLAPEQRAQRRRRLLPAASVALYSAGMALNDVADRRLDAVERPERPIPSGRIGVRAATLVAAALAAGGVVLAGIGGGRRSGAVAGCLVGAIAAYDLVAKQTSAGPFVMAACRGLDVMMGAAASPRAIPAAVVVAAHTLGVTVLSRGEVHGGTPGAARAAIAATGTAAIGAVAGNATAVASEARSDAPCDRAASSLAATLGGVAAYLAAALPGQLRAAHEPTAAVVRSATRASLTAVVPLQATLAARAGATGAAAALLGVAGVLGALTRRRTGGDVT; encoded by the coding sequence GTGAGTCCCGGCGTCGTGCTCGAACTCGTGCGCGCGCCGGCCGCGCTCACGGTGGTCGGCGACGCCGTCGTCGGCATGCGGCACCTGGCACCCGAGCAGCGCGCGCAGCGACGCCGGCGGCTGCTCCCCGCGGCATCCGTCGCCCTCTACTCGGCGGGCATGGCGCTGAACGACGTCGCCGACCGCCGCCTCGACGCGGTCGAACGACCCGAACGGCCGATCCCGTCGGGCCGCATCGGCGTGCGGGCCGCGACCCTCGTCGCGGCGGCCCTCGCGGCGGGCGGCGTGGTGCTCGCGGGAATTGGCGGCGGCCGCAGGTCGGGCGCAGTGGCCGGATGCCTCGTCGGCGCGATCGCCGCCTACGACCTCGTCGCCAAGCAGACGTCGGCGGGCCCCTTCGTGATGGCCGCGTGCCGGGGGCTCGACGTGATGATGGGGGCGGCGGCATCTCCGCGGGCGATTCCCGCCGCCGTCGTCGTCGCCGCGCACACGCTGGGCGTGACCGTGCTCTCACGCGGCGAGGTCCACGGCGGCACCCCGGGTGCGGCGCGTGCCGCGATCGCGGCGACCGGCACGGCGGCGATCGGCGCAGTCGCCGGGAACGCAACCGCGGTCGCGAGCGAGGCGCGGTCGGATGCCCCGTGCGACCGGGCTGCGAGCTCCCTCGCGGCGACGCTCGGGGGCGTGGCCGCATACCTGGCGGCGGCGCTGCCCGGTCAGTTGCGGGCCGCGCACGAGCCGACCGCGGCCGTCGTGCGCAGTGCGACCCGCGCCTCGCTCACGGCAGTGGTGCCGTTGCAGGCGACCCTCGCCGCGCGTGCCGGAGCAACGGGAGCCGCCGCAGCTCTGCTCGGCGTCGCCGGCGTGCTCGGAGCACTCACCCGGCGCCGCACCGGCGGTGACGTGACATGA
- a CDS encoding inositol-3-phosphate synthase yields the protein MGRVGMWCIGARGSVATTAAIGVHAIGRGLAGPVGCVTAGPAFAEAPLAEIGDIVVGGHDVASVPLLDRARQLAASGMVPTHLVEAVAEDLASDERELRPGYVAGLGESQGAALDRLTDDIRSFRERNRLDHVVVVDVSSTEPLPADDPAHHDERVLAERLADPSSAALPASSLAALAAIESGSAFAGFTPSAGIGLPVVRARAEHRGTCFAGCDGKTGETLLRTVLGPMFVDRGMRVLSWAGANLLGGGDGATLADADAVRSKLASKTRGLRSIVGDGVVAPLHIDNVPDLGDVKTAWDHVHAEGFLNSRITLQTTWSAYDSMLAAPLVIDLVRLLALAEAAGRAGAISELGYFFKDPIDSDEHAFHAQSAALHRFATAAANGVRATEAIAGVER from the coding sequence GTGGGCCGGGTCGGCATGTGGTGCATCGGCGCCCGCGGCTCGGTCGCCACGACCGCCGCCATCGGCGTGCACGCCATCGGACGCGGCCTCGCCGGGCCGGTCGGCTGCGTCACCGCCGGCCCCGCCTTCGCCGAGGCGCCGCTCGCGGAGATCGGGGACATCGTGGTCGGCGGACACGACGTGGCATCCGTGCCGCTGCTCGACCGCGCGCGGCAGCTCGCGGCGTCGGGCATGGTGCCGACGCACCTCGTCGAGGCGGTCGCCGAGGACCTCGCGTCCGACGAGCGCGAGCTCCGCCCCGGCTACGTGGCCGGGCTGGGCGAATCGCAGGGGGCCGCGCTCGATCGGCTGACCGACGACATCCGCTCCTTCCGGGAGCGCAACCGGCTCGACCACGTCGTCGTCGTCGACGTCTCGTCGACCGAGCCGCTGCCGGCCGACGACCCCGCGCACCACGACGAGCGGGTGCTCGCCGAACGACTCGCCGACCCCTCGTCCGCCGCGCTCCCCGCGAGTTCGCTCGCCGCCCTCGCCGCAATCGAGTCGGGCAGCGCCTTCGCCGGGTTCACGCCGTCGGCGGGCATCGGCCTGCCCGTCGTGCGCGCCCGCGCCGAGCACCGCGGCACGTGCTTCGCCGGCTGCGACGGCAAGACCGGCGAGACCCTGCTGCGCACCGTGCTCGGCCCGATGTTCGTCGACCGCGGCATGCGCGTGCTGTCCTGGGCCGGGGCGAACCTCCTCGGGGGCGGCGACGGGGCGACCCTGGCCGATGCCGATGCCGTGCGGAGCAAGCTCGCGTCGAAGACCCGCGGGCTGCGCAGCATCGTCGGCGACGGCGTGGTGGCACCGCTGCACATCGACAACGTGCCCGACCTCGGCGACGTCAAGACCGCGTGGGACCACGTGCACGCCGAGGGATTCCTCAACTCGCGCATCACGCTGCAGACCACCTGGAGCGCGTACGACTCGATGCTCGCGGCGCCGCTCGTGATCGACCTCGTGCGCCTGCTCGCACTCGCGGAGGCGGCCGGGCGTGCAGGGGCGATCAGCGAGCTCGGCTACTTCTTCAAGGATCCGATCGACTCCGACGAGCACGCGTTCCACGCCCAGTCGGCGGCACTGCACCGGTTCGCGACGGCGGCCGCCAACGGCGTGCGGGCGACCGAGGCGATCGCGGGCGTGGAGCGGTGA
- a CDS encoding polyprenyl synthetase family protein yields the protein MRHDRRFPYGSAVASATFADAVDEALPEARDAVARHWAGARARSAAGGAPIARLLRDAADASAAGKYLRPRLLAAGYLGFGGSDHACLAGLAAAVQVLHSGLCTHDDLIDGDRVRHGAPNAIGRAERDAAAAGLGETSARRHGLTAGVLAGDLAIAGALGLLADLPVGAELRARLVLEAVRAIELTVAGELLDVHGDDPGTETPDPLRTARLKTAVYSFRLPLRLGALAAGTADSGALDALDRVGDGLGVAYQLADDDLGLFGAPEDTGKPAGSDVADGTRTLLVHLALERADRADRARLIAALGDPRASSPGIAEVRAIVTRTGARDAARETARREAERAAETAERELPGPLGEYLSRAARSLIRRDR from the coding sequence GTGAGACATGACCGGCGCTTCCCCTACGGCTCGGCGGTCGCCTCCGCGACCTTCGCCGACGCCGTCGACGAGGCGCTCCCGGAGGCGCGCGACGCCGTCGCCCGGCACTGGGCCGGGGCACGAGCGCGCTCCGCCGCGGGCGGTGCACCCATCGCCCGGCTGCTCCGGGACGCCGCCGACGCCTCCGCCGCGGGCAAGTACCTCCGCCCGCGCCTGCTCGCGGCGGGGTACCTCGGCTTCGGCGGCAGCGATCACGCCTGCCTCGCCGGACTCGCGGCGGCCGTGCAGGTGCTCCACTCGGGGCTCTGCACCCACGACGACCTCATCGACGGCGACCGCGTGCGCCACGGTGCACCGAACGCCATCGGGCGTGCCGAGCGGGACGCCGCGGCAGCGGGCCTCGGCGAGACGTCTGCTCGACGCCACGGGCTCACCGCCGGCGTCCTGGCCGGCGACCTCGCCATCGCCGGCGCGCTCGGGCTGCTCGCCGACCTGCCCGTGGGAGCGGAGTTGCGGGCGCGGCTGGTGCTCGAGGCCGTTCGAGCCATCGAGCTCACGGTCGCCGGCGAGTTGCTCGACGTGCACGGCGACGATCCGGGCACGGAGACGCCCGACCCGCTGCGCACCGCACGGCTCAAGACGGCCGTGTACAGCTTCCGCCTCCCGCTGCGACTCGGCGCACTCGCCGCCGGCACCGCGGACTCCGGCGCCCTCGACGCGCTCGACCGCGTCGGCGACGGGCTCGGCGTGGCCTACCAGCTCGCCGACGACGACCTCGGGCTCTTCGGCGCCCCGGAGGACACCGGCAAGCCCGCAGGCAGCGACGTCGCCGACGGCACGCGCACGCTGCTCGTGCACCTCGCGCTCGAGCGGGCCGACCGCGCCGACCGCGCACGACTGATCGCCGCGCTGGGCGACCCGCGCGCGAGTTCGCCGGGCATCGCCGAGGTGCGCGCGATCGTGACGCGCACCGGCGCGCGCGACGCCGCCCGCGAGACCGCACGGCGCGAGGCCGAGCGGGCCGCCGAGACCGCCGAGCGCGAACTGCCCGGCCCCCTGGGCGAGTACCTCTCCCGGGCCGCCCGATCACTGATCCGACGAGACCGATGA